From a region of the Syngnathoides biaculeatus isolate LvHL_M chromosome 2, ASM1980259v1, whole genome shotgun sequence genome:
- the LOC133509637 gene encoding transmembrane protein 47-like — protein MSSAVTEAEESARSSPLTPLKLVGLMCVFLALCLDVGAVMSPAWVTADDHYHLSLWESCWKPTSGDKWQCRTTLSSDWQVATLALLLGGGALVLMSFLVALVAVCIGTRRQFYRPVAFMLFATVVLQVCSLVLYPIKFIESINLKIYHEFNWGYGLAWGGTIFSFGGAVLYCLNPKSYGEYD, from the exons atGTCCTCTGCTGTCACCGAGGCGGAGGAGTCGGCGCGAAGCTCCCCGCTCACGCCGCTCAAGCTGGTCGGGCTGATGTGCGTTTTCCTGGCGCTGTGCCTGGACGTGGGAGCCGTCATGAGTCCCGCGTGGGTGACGGCCGACGACCACTACCACCTGTCCCTGTGGGAGTCCTGCTGGAAGCCGACGAGCGGCGACAAGTGGCAGTGCCGCACCACGCTGAGCTCAG ACTGGCAGGTCGCCACACTGGCACTGCTGCTCGGAGGTGGAGCCCTGGTGCTGATGTCATTCCTGGTGGCGCTGGTGGCCGTGTGCATCGGCACCAGGCGGCAGTTCTACAGACCTGTGGCCTTTATGCTTTTCGCCACAG TGGTCCTGCAGGTCTGCAGCTTGGTGCTGTACCCCATCAAGTTCATTGAGAGCATCAACCTGAAGATTTACCATGAGTTCAACTGGGGCTATGGTCTTGCCTGGGGCGGGACCATCTTCTCTTTCGGCGGGGCCGTCCTCTATTGCCTCAACCCCAAAAGCTATGGGGAGTACGACTAG